One region of Vigna angularis cultivar LongXiaoDou No.4 chromosome 10, ASM1680809v1, whole genome shotgun sequence genomic DNA includes:
- the LOC128194388 gene encoding uncharacterized protein LOC128194388 gives MDIKELWYGLGGEFVDLDRLELLTDDRGAMHMLNIVRLNDEVHLYVVHNMMEPEIIEMIDWVGDGQLGTEMVEGEGDAHKGDGEVHTEVGIEMVEGEGDAHEGDGEDHTEVGTKMVEGEGDAHEGEGDAYKGDGEDHTDVGTKMVEGEGDAHEGEGDAYEGDGEDHTDVGTKMVKGEGDAHEGEGDAYEGDGEDHTDVGTKIIEGEGDAHKGDGQDVEIHEVEDGEVHHVEEAEVHDVHDFELEDLGEDDDVEDNEGDDVHEAEIEDEDVDVSEESLIDVSVHYDIGTSEGNVREESSSASLLESSRSIDNDCIDDVRGLSNNEWLSEELISGSDSEDNDGSTKIRFPTFSMPKTLEGYKWEVGTYFAEKNEFTDAIRTYALSNGRSLKFIKNDKKRIFVKCLGGRGNCKWYAYCSFRTDVNAWQLRKVFDVHSCSRDFNVKLMTSKWLSQRMKKTVRENPTMKVMDIRDKVTWKWNVGISRNMAFRARAMAKDKVEGSFKDQFRRLHDYGHELLKTNPGTTVQIKVDNSNGEVIFQRFYACLKACKDSFICCRPIIGLDGCFLKGKYGGELLIAVGRDENDQMLPIAYAVVEVENKDSWT, from the coding sequence ATGGACATCAAAGAATTATGGTACGGTTTAGGAGGTGAGTTTGTGGACCTAGATAGGTTAGAATTATTAACTGATGATAGGGGTGCCATGCATATGCTGAACATTGTTaggttaaatgatgaagttcatCTGTATGTGGTTCATAATATGATGGAACCGGAAATAATAGAAATGATTGATTGGGTTGGTGATGGTCAACTTGGAACAGAAATGGTGGAGGGTGAGGGGGATGCCCATAAGGGTGATGGTGAGGTCCATACTGAAGTTGGAATAGAAATGGTGGAGGGTGAGGGGGATGCCcatgagggtgatggtgaggatCATACTGAAGTTGGAACAAAAATGGTTGAGGGTGAGGGTGATGCCCATGAGGGTGAGGGTGATGCATATAAGGGTGATGGTGAGGATCATACTGATGTTGGAACAAAAATGGTTGAGGGTGAGGGTGATGCTCATGAGGGTGAGGGTGATGCCtatgagggtgatggtgaggatCATACTGATGTTGGAACAAAAATGGTTAAGGGTGAGGGTGATGCCCATGAGGGTGAGGGTGATGCCtatgagggtgatggtgaggatCATACTGATGTTGGAACAAAAATTATTGAGGGTGAAGGTGATGCCCATAAGGGTGATGGTCAGGATGTTGAGATCCATGAAGTTGAGGATGGTGAGGTCCATCATGTAGAGGAAGCTGAGGTACATGATGTACATGATTTTGAGCTAGAGGATTTAGGAGAGGATGATGATGTAGAGGACAATGAGGGTGATGATGTACATGAGGCAGAGATTGAGGATGAAGATGTAGATGTGAGTGAAGAAAGTCTAATTGATGTCAGCGTGCATTATGACATTGGGACTTCTGAAGGAAATGTGAGAGAAGAATCTTCTAGTGCATCATTACTTGAGTCTTCACGGTCAATAGATAATGATTGTATTGATGATGTCCGTGGGTTGTCTAACAATGAGTGGCTATCAGAGGAGTTGATTAGTGGATCAGATAGTGAGGACAATGATGGGTCCACTAAGATAAGGTTTCCCACTTTTAGTATGCCTAAAACTTTGGAGGGTTATAAATGGGAAGTAGGAACCTATTTTGctgagaaaaatgaattcacaGATGCCATAAGGACTTATGCACTAAGTAATGGgagaagtttaaaatttattaagaatgacAAGAAAAGGATTTTTGTGAAGTGCTTGGGTGGAAGAGGAAATTGTAAATGGTATGCCTATTGTTCCTTTAGGACTGATGTCAATGCATGGCAACTAAGAAAAGTGTTTGATGTTCACAGCTGTAGTAGAGATTTCAATGTAAAGTTGATGACTTCAAAGTGGTTGAGTCAAAGGATGAAGAAAACTGTGAGAGAAAACCCTACAATGAAGGTCATGGACATTAGGGACAAAGTCACTTGGAAATGGAATGTAGGAATTTCAAGAAATATGGCTTTTAGGGCAAGAGCCATGGCAAAAGATAAGGTTGAAGGGTCATTCAAAGATCAATTTAGAAGACTTCATGATTATGGTCATGAGCTGCTGAAAACAAATCCAGGTACAACAGTACAAATTAAAGTTGATAACAGTAATGGTGAGGTCATATTCCAAAGATTTTATGCATGCTTGAAGGCATGCAAGGATAGCTTCATTTGTTGTAGACCTATTATTGGGTTGGATGGATGCTTTTTGAAAGGCAAGTATGGAGGGGAGTTACTAATAGCAGTGGGAAGAGATGAAAACGACCAAATGTTGCCCATAGCATATGCTGTTGTTGAggtagaaaacaaagactctTGGACTTAG
- the LOC108336034 gene encoding MOB kinase activator-like 1A, with protein sequence MSLFGIGRNQRTFRPKKSTPSGSKGAQLRKHIDATLGSGNLREAVKLPPGEDLNEWLAVNTVDFFNQVNLLYGTLTEFCTPENCRTMSAGPKYEYRWADGVQIKKPIEVSAPKYVEYLMDWIEAQLDDESIFPQKLGSPFPANFKEVVKTIFKRLFRVYAHIYHSHFQKIVSLKEEAHLNTCFKHFILFTCEFGLIDKKELAPLQELIETIIVPY encoded by the exons ATGAGCCTCTTCGGTATAGGCAG AAACCAGAGAACATTCCGTCCAAAAAAAAGTACTCCATCTGGAAGTAAG GGAGCTCAACTCAGAAAACATATTGATGCCACATTGGGTAGTGGAAATCTGAGGGAAGCAGTAAAGCTACCTCCTGGGGAGGATTTAAATGAGTGGCTAGCTGTCAACA CTGTTGATTTCTTCAACCAGGTGAATCTGCTTTATGGTACCCTTACAGAGTTCTGTACTCCCGAGAATTGTCGGACAATGTCTGCAGGACCCAA GTATGAATATAGATGGGCAGATGGTGTACAAATTAAAAAACCTATTGAGGTTTCTGCACCAAAATATGTAGAATATCTGATGGACTGGATTGAAGCACAGCTTGATGATGAATCCATATTCCCTCAGAAGCTTG GTTCACCATTTCCTGCCAACTTCAAGGAAGTTGTGAAGACGATATTCAAGCGTTTGTTCCGTGTATATGCTCACATATATCATTCTCACTTTCAGAAAATTGTGAGCCTCAAAGAAGAGGCCCACTTAAACACTTGCTTCAAGCATTTTATACTCTTCACCTGT GAGTTTGGGCTGATTGACAAAAAGGAGCTGGCACCCCTTCAAGAGCTTATAGAGACCATTATCGTCCCATACTAG
- the LOC108336035 gene encoding uncharacterized protein LOC108336035, which yields MHSCSSSSCSGWWKQDSNVVCGGARGGCSNGGPFCYCGMKYVVRTARTVKNRGKQFWGCPKFKNGGEDGGCNYFTWCADHGVVETETSAKCEGKSESLLNREAMEGGWKIISDLDLLVKKLGNKLNVLLGIVCVLVVVNIIILTIVFFRS from the exons ATGCATTCCTGTTCGTCTTCGTCATGCAGTGGGTGGTGGAAGCAAGACAGTAATGTGGTCTGTGGTGGTGCTCGAGGAGGATGTAGTAATGGTGGTCCATTTTGCTATTGTGGGATGAAATATGTTGTCAGAACTGCAAGAACAGTTAAGAACAGAGGCAAGCAATTTTGGGGCTGCCCTAAGTTCAAG AATGGTGGTGAAGATGGTGGTTGCAATTATTTCACATGGTGTGCAGATCATGGGGTTGTTGAAACGGAAACGAGTGCAAAGTGTGAAGGCAAGTCTGAGTCTTTGTTGAACAGAGAAGCAATGGAAGGTGGATGGAAGATTATAAGTGATTTGGACTTGTTAGTGAAGAAATTGGGAAATAAGCTTAATGTCTTGTTAGGGATTGTTTGTGTTCTTGTTGTGGTGAACATTATTATACTTACAATAGTGTTTTTTCGTTCATAG
- the LOC128194344 gene encoding uncharacterized protein LOC128194344 isoform X1: MYANFRKKYPGKNLKRLMWRAVTATNPQTWEMKMRNIRAVNEDAYKHLIAIPPRYWSRSRFTERAKYDTLVNNMSEGFNNVLVSTRSKPIITLLEKIWLYLMQRWAKNRSSISSFTRFICPKILSRFRKESQLTKNWIPSWSDNKLFEVRHMSNNGDKFVVNIDDSSCTCRTWMMTGIPYCHSLASMKFLNIDGEQFIDSYYMKSRYEETYSTIIYPINGANMWNITPYPDVSPPHKRVLLGRPKRKRRLEQWEMRKDESRMTKSGLRKRCGICREHGHNRTRCPSATQAGTVPSTSATQVGIVPSTSATQATQSTQQSEIAHHSHPQP; encoded by the exons ATGTATGCCAACTTCAGGAAGAAATACCCTGGTAAAAACCTGAAGCGTTTAATGTGGAGGGCAGTTACAGCCACAAATCCACAAACCTGGGAGATGAAAATGAGAAACATAAGAGCAGTGAACGAAGATGCTTATAAGCATTTGATTGCCATCCCTCCAAG GTATTGGTCAAGATCAAGGTTTACTGAAAGAGCTAAATATGACACCTTAGTAAACAATATGAGTGAGGGCTTCAACAATGTCCTCGTTTCTACCAGGAGTAAACCCATAATTACTTTGTTGGAGAAGATATGGCTTTACCTCATGCAAAGATGGGCCAAGAACAGGTCAAGCATATCATCATTTACTAGATTTATTTGTCCCAAGATCCTATCCAGATTTAGAAAGGAATCTCAGTTAACTAAAAATTGGATTCCTAG TTGGTCAGACAACAAGCTATTTGAAGTTCGTCACATGTCTAACAATGGAGATAAGTTCGTAGTCAACATAGATGACTCCTCATGCACATGCAGAACTTGGATGATGACTGGAATCCCCTATTGTCATTCATTGGCTTCAATGAAGTTCCTCAACATTGATGGAGAACAATTTATTGACTCTTACTACATGAAGTCCAGATATGAGGAGACATATTCAACAATTATATATCCCATAAATGGAGCCAACATGTGGAACATTACTCCATATCCTGATGTGTCTCCTCCACACAAAAGAGTATTGCTTGGAAGACCAAAGAGAAAACGAAGACTAGAGCAATGGGAAATGAGGAAGGATGAATCAAGAATGACCAAATCTGGCTTGCGGAAAAGATGTGGCATATGTAGAGAACATGGCCATAACAGAACTCGTTGCCCATCAGCAACCCAAGCAGGAACTGTGCCCAGTACATCAGCAACCCAAGTAGGAATTGTGCCTAGTACATCAGCAACCCAAGCAACTCAATCCACTCAACAATCTGAAATAGCACATCACTCTCATCCTCAACCGTAG
- the LOC128194344 gene encoding uncharacterized protein LOC128194344 isoform X2: MYANFRKKYPGKNLKRLMWRAVTATNPQTWEMKMRNIRAVNEDAYKHLIAIPPRYWSRSRFTERAKYDTLVNNMSEGFNNVLVSTRSKPIITLLEKIWLYLMQRWAKNSWSDNKLFEVRHMSNNGDKFVVNIDDSSCTCRTWMMTGIPYCHSLASMKFLNIDGEQFIDSYYMKSRYEETYSTIIYPINGANMWNITPYPDVSPPHKRVLLGRPKRKRRLEQWEMRKDESRMTKSGLRKRCGICREHGHNRTRCPSATQAGTVPSTSATQVGIVPSTSATQATQSTQQSEIAHHSHPQP; encoded by the exons ATGTATGCCAACTTCAGGAAGAAATACCCTGGTAAAAACCTGAAGCGTTTAATGTGGAGGGCAGTTACAGCCACAAATCCACAAACCTGGGAGATGAAAATGAGAAACATAAGAGCAGTGAACGAAGATGCTTATAAGCATTTGATTGCCATCCCTCCAAG GTATTGGTCAAGATCAAGGTTTACTGAAAGAGCTAAATATGACACCTTAGTAAACAATATGAGTGAGGGCTTCAACAATGTCCTCGTTTCTACCAGGAGTAAACCCATAATTACTTTGTTGGAGAAGATATGGCTTTACCTCATGCAAAGATGGGCCAAGAACAG TTGGTCAGACAACAAGCTATTTGAAGTTCGTCACATGTCTAACAATGGAGATAAGTTCGTAGTCAACATAGATGACTCCTCATGCACATGCAGAACTTGGATGATGACTGGAATCCCCTATTGTCATTCATTGGCTTCAATGAAGTTCCTCAACATTGATGGAGAACAATTTATTGACTCTTACTACATGAAGTCCAGATATGAGGAGACATATTCAACAATTATATATCCCATAAATGGAGCCAACATGTGGAACATTACTCCATATCCTGATGTGTCTCCTCCACACAAAAGAGTATTGCTTGGAAGACCAAAGAGAAAACGAAGACTAGAGCAATGGGAAATGAGGAAGGATGAATCAAGAATGACCAAATCTGGCTTGCGGAAAAGATGTGGCATATGTAGAGAACATGGCCATAACAGAACTCGTTGCCCATCAGCAACCCAAGCAGGAACTGTGCCCAGTACATCAGCAACCCAAGTAGGAATTGTGCCTAGTACATCAGCAACCCAAGCAACTCAATCCACTCAACAATCTGAAATAGCACATCACTCTCATCCTCAACCGTAG
- the LOC108334633 gene encoding uncharacterized protein LOC108334633, giving the protein MGSFKGHALPGTLFLVIGLWHIWGSVVRYVRNPKKFEVRVWNPVPGFDGRLKHLELYVITIGAFIDMCIELLYSTHLKFFVNGVLNPSHMNDFEHSGMLLMFFIFGVVALLSQETRFLPLPEGALCLIAASAFCAEYLLFYFHSTTHKGLEGYYHTLLVFLVGLCILSSIAGALLPTSFPVDLCNGIAIALQGFWFYQTAFVLYGPMMPSGCKLGEMSVTCHSADSEVRGELLANFQLFVAVLVVLVGTVVSYGFAASRYGKYEVKSLHAFQVGFDED; this is encoded by the exons ATGGGATCTTTCAAGGGTCATGCTTTGCCAGGGACACTGTTTCTTGTAATTGGGTTGTGGCACATATGGGGCTCTGTGGTGAGATATGTTCGTAATCCTAAGAAATTTGAAGTGAGGGTTTGGAATCCCGTGCCAGGGTTTGATGGGAGGCTCAAGCACCTGGAGCTGTATGTTATTACAATCGGTGCTTTCATTGACATGTGCATCGAGCTCTTGTATTCAACTCACCTCAAGTTTTTTGTTAATGGGGTCCTTAATCCTTCTCATATGAATGACTTTGAGCACTCAGGAATGCTTCTCATGTTTTTCATCTTCGGTGTCGTTGCCTTACTTTCCCAAGAGACCAG ATTTCTTCCATTGCCAGAAGGTGCTCTTTGTTTGATTGCAGCCTCAGCATTCTGTGCAGAGTACCTTCTATTCTACTTCCACTCAACAACACACAAGGGTCTGGAGGGCTATTATCACACCCTCCTTGTCTTCCTGGTGGGACTCTGCATTTTATCTTCAATTGCTGGAGCCCTTTTGCCAACAAGCTTTCCAGTGGATTTATGCAATGGCATTGCTATAGCACTTCAAGGTTTTTGGTTCTATCAGACTGCATTTGTTCTGTATGGCCCTATGATGCCAAGTGGCTGTAAGCTTGGGGAGATGAGTGTCACATGTCATTCTGCTGATAGTGAGGTTCGGGGTGAATTGCTTGCTAACTTTCAGCTCTTTGTTGCTGTTCTTGTGGTCCTTGTGGGAACTGTGGTATCATATGGCTTTGCTGCATCAAGATATGGGAAGTATGAAGTTAAGAGTTTGCATGCATTTCAGGTTGGATTTGATGAGGATTGA